A single window of Agromyces aureus DNA harbors:
- a CDS encoding sensor domain-containing diguanylate cyclase → MDLSGVISVASENASEWLGHRVGEIGNEELEYAVRTGRAIDPVRITWNDVVSDAIVHRADGLTLVEIEPLPEGDEYARTAVVGAIIRASRATSEAELREIVAADIREITGFDRVMIYQFHDDGHGEVVADERADDLDSYLGLHFPASDIPTQARALYISKIGRTIASTDPTGIPLLALADDPQTIDLSDAELRSVSPYHLQYMRNMGQASTFSLSIVENDRLTGMITCAHRSERRLPVLLRRALEVLAGQIALQLTSMHEINRLQHMVDVRSRRAALLAPLYASDDIHTALLGGVDTVLDLVPADGVLVRIGGTSRMKGEVPPLTAILRVIDRLAGAPFASECLRTDRPDIADLLPGVAGLLIVPLVETGDALVFFRGEVVHDISWLGDPSGGSRPDGLSPRTSFAAWKRTVRDRSDAWGTLIEETSELAHELEIALQRRAEARLAELAMRDALTGLYNRRYLVERLATRGPVGEGGKAMLFVDLDDFKMVNDTHGHDAGDAVILEVARRLVESSRGQDDVVRLGGDEFVVLLDGVVGEDVEQIAQRLVQSIALPISTNRGWVSITASCGVVVADPGSPRGGLLEAADAAMYRAKHAGRNRVSH, encoded by the coding sequence GTGGACCTCTCCGGAGTCATCTCGGTCGCGAGCGAGAACGCGAGCGAGTGGTTGGGGCACCGAGTCGGCGAGATCGGCAATGAAGAGCTCGAGTACGCGGTGCGCACCGGTCGCGCCATCGACCCCGTACGGATCACATGGAACGACGTCGTCTCCGACGCGATCGTGCACCGTGCCGACGGACTGACCCTGGTCGAGATCGAGCCGCTGCCCGAGGGCGACGAGTACGCCCGCACCGCAGTCGTGGGTGCCATCATCCGCGCCTCGCGCGCGACCTCCGAAGCCGAGCTCCGAGAGATCGTCGCCGCCGACATCCGCGAGATCACCGGCTTCGATCGGGTCATGATCTACCAGTTCCACGACGACGGGCACGGCGAGGTCGTCGCCGACGAACGAGCCGACGACCTCGACTCCTACCTCGGACTCCACTTCCCGGCCTCGGACATCCCGACCCAGGCACGCGCGCTGTACATCTCGAAGATCGGCCGCACGATCGCGAGCACGGACCCCACGGGCATCCCGCTCCTCGCGCTCGCAGACGATCCGCAGACCATCGACCTGTCGGATGCCGAGCTGCGGAGCGTCTCGCCGTACCACCTGCAGTACATGCGCAACATGGGGCAGGCCTCGACGTTCTCGCTCTCCATCGTCGAGAACGACCGGCTCACCGGCATGATCACCTGTGCGCATCGCAGCGAGCGGCGCCTGCCCGTGCTGCTGCGCCGCGCCCTCGAGGTGCTGGCCGGGCAGATCGCCCTCCAGCTCACGTCGATGCACGAGATCAACCGGCTCCAGCACATGGTCGACGTGCGATCCAGACGCGCAGCGCTCCTTGCGCCGCTCTACGCGTCCGACGACATCCACACGGCCCTGCTCGGCGGGGTCGACACCGTGCTCGACCTCGTGCCCGCCGACGGCGTGCTCGTGCGCATCGGGGGCACCTCCAGGATGAAGGGCGAGGTTCCCCCGCTCACGGCGATCCTCCGGGTGATCGATCGACTGGCGGGCGCGCCGTTCGCGTCCGAATGCCTCCGCACCGACCGGCCCGACATCGCCGACCTGCTGCCCGGGGTCGCCGGGCTCCTGATCGTGCCGTTGGTCGAGACCGGCGACGCACTGGTCTTCTTCCGCGGCGAGGTCGTGCACGACATCTCGTGGCTCGGCGACCCGAGCGGTGGCAGCCGACCCGACGGGCTCTCGCCTCGCACCTCCTTCGCCGCGTGGAAGCGCACGGTGCGGGATCGCAGCGATGCCTGGGGCACCCTCATCGAGGAGACCTCCGAACTCGCCCATGAGCTCGAGATCGCGCTCCAGCGGCGTGCCGAGGCCAGATTGGCCGAACTCGCGATGCGCGACGCCCTGACGGGCCTCTACAACCGTCGCTACCTCGTCGAGCGGCTCGCGACCCGTGGCCCGGTCGGCGAGGGGGGCAAGGCGATGCTGTTCGTCGACCTCGATGACTTCAAGATGGTGAACGACACGCACGGCCACGATGCCGGCGACGCGGTCATCCTCGAGGTCGCCAGGCGTCTCGTCGAGTCCTCGCGCGGGCAGGACGACGTGGTGCGGCTCGGCGGCGACGAGTTCGTGGTGCTCCTCGACGGCGTCGTCGGCGAAGACGTGGAGCAGATCGCCCAGCGCCTCGTGCAGTCGATCGCGCTGCCGATCTCGACGAACCGCGGGTGGGTCTCCATCACCGCCTCGTGCGGGGTCGTGGTGGCCGATCCGGGTTCGCCGCGCGGCGGACTCCTCGAGGCCGCGGACGCGGCGATGTACCGGGCGAAGCACGCCGGACGCAACCGGGTCTCGCACTGA
- a CDS encoding EAL domain-containing protein, with product MKDRASSTEPENSADQLRRAVRRGELVPYFQPQYDFASGQPVVFEALSRWMHPDRGLVMPDRFIDVAERTGLIAELGRTILEQAGRRVAEWHRRGRRIGLAVNVSPSQLRPEFASTMVEFVRALGLPDRTVTAEITETPALSETCEEVETMQALIDGGVGVSVDDFGAGFTSIEALRRMPFTEVKIDRSLMRNSTPGADALALEAVGVARSRHAIVVAEGIETAQDLDRARAWGCDRGQGFFFSPAVPADEVERLLATV from the coding sequence GTGAAAGATCGCGCATCGAGCACCGAACCCGAGAATTCGGCCGACCAACTGCGGCGTGCCGTCAGGCGGGGGGAGCTCGTGCCCTACTTCCAGCCGCAGTACGATTTCGCCTCCGGGCAGCCCGTGGTCTTCGAGGCATTGTCTCGATGGATGCATCCCGACCGAGGCCTGGTGATGCCGGATCGGTTCATCGACGTGGCGGAGCGCACCGGCCTGATCGCCGAGCTCGGTCGCACGATCCTGGAGCAGGCCGGTCGCCGCGTCGCCGAATGGCACCGCCGCGGGCGGCGGATCGGTCTCGCGGTGAACGTCTCCCCCTCACAGCTGCGTCCGGAGTTCGCTTCGACCATGGTGGAGTTCGTGCGCGCCCTCGGCCTTCCGGATCGCACCGTGACCGCCGAGATCACCGAGACCCCCGCGCTGAGCGAGACCTGCGAGGAGGTCGAGACCATGCAGGCCCTCATCGACGGCGGGGTCGGCGTCTCGGTCGACGACTTCGGGGCCGGCTTCACGTCGATCGAGGCGCTCAGGCGGATGCCCTTCACCGAGGTGAAGATCGACCGTTCACTCATGCGGAACTCGACCCCCGGGGCCGACGCACTGGCCCTGGAGGCTGTCGGAGTCGCCAGGTCGCGTCATGCCATCGTGGTCGCCGAGGGCATCGAGACCGCGCAGGACCTCGACCGTGCGCGAGCCTGGGGATGCGACCGCGGACAGGGGTTCTTCTTCTCACCGGCCGTGCCGGCCGACGAGGTGGAACGACTGCTCGCGACGGTCTAG
- a CDS encoding ATP-dependent DNA ligase — MGTLTYDSKLVASFDDRVLAHLQAVIWAKLRRGEPFAFTWTEATASSGFGRTSVWLSPAIPVAFEYFGGRAPRLNASWVKALNRSANSAVGLTIVPEPTEAGPEPGA, encoded by the coding sequence ATGGGAACACTCACCTACGACTCCAAGCTGGTCGCCTCCTTCGACGACCGCGTGCTCGCCCACCTGCAGGCGGTGATCTGGGCGAAACTCCGTCGAGGCGAACCGTTCGCCTTCACGTGGACCGAGGCGACGGCCTCGAGCGGGTTCGGCCGCACCTCGGTCTGGCTCTCGCCGGCCATCCCGGTCGCGTTCGAGTACTTCGGCGGGCGCGCGCCGCGCCTGAACGCGTCATGGGTCAAGGCGTTGAACCGGTCGGCGAACTCAGCCGTCGGCCTGACCATCGTGCCGGAACCGACCGAAGCCGGGCCGGAGCCCGGCGCCTGA
- a CDS encoding serine/threonine-protein kinase, producing METARSGDLLPTYSAPLLLDRYRPLARIGRGGMGLVFRGHDEYLGRDVAIKVFGGGNDEHVETYRAELRMLASLNHHGVVSIIDAGVDTSSPDDPRPFLVMQLVRGTTVRERVAERPISPREIGEIGYEVAEALEYIHAQNVIHRDITPSNIMIVNYGTEHSRERAMLTDFGLAVEAADAGFQSENISGTAPYLSPEQVRNEPLATASDIYSLGLVLLECFTRAMAFPGAPLPSAMARLLSGPDMPAEVVPEPWRSLLQRMTAAEPERRPTAAELGTELRSMLRDIRTPSKSPRGRR from the coding sequence ATGGAGACGGCGCGTTCAGGTGACCTGCTTCCCACGTACTCGGCACCGCTGCTGCTCGACCGCTATCGGCCGCTCGCCCGGATCGGTCGCGGCGGCATGGGGCTCGTCTTCCGAGGTCACGACGAGTACCTCGGGCGCGACGTCGCCATCAAGGTGTTCGGCGGGGGCAACGACGAGCACGTCGAGACGTACCGGGCCGAACTCCGTATGCTCGCCTCGCTCAATCATCACGGCGTCGTCTCCATCATCGACGCCGGCGTCGACACGTCATCCCCCGATGACCCTCGTCCGTTCCTCGTGATGCAGCTCGTGCGGGGCACCACCGTGCGCGAGCGCGTGGCCGAGCGGCCGATCTCGCCGCGCGAGATCGGAGAGATCGGCTATGAGGTGGCCGAGGCGCTCGAATACATCCACGCGCAGAACGTGATCCACCGGGACATCACCCCGTCGAACATCATGATCGTGAACTACGGCACCGAGCATTCGCGGGAGCGCGCGATGCTCACCGACTTCGGCCTCGCCGTGGAGGCGGCCGACGCCGGGTTCCAATCCGAGAACATCTCCGGAACCGCGCCGTACCTGAGCCCCGAGCAGGTGCGCAACGAACCGCTGGCGACGGCATCCGACATCTATTCACTCGGCCTGGTGCTGCTCGAGTGCTTCACGCGGGCGATGGCGTTCCCGGGTGCGCCGCTCCCCTCGGCCATGGCCCGTCTCCTCAGTGGCCCCGACATGCCCGCCGAGGTCGTTCCCGAGCCGTGGCGTTCCCTCCTGCAGCGGATGACGGCGGCAGAGCCGGAACGCCGCCCGACCGCGGCCGAGCTCGGTACCGAGCTCCGATCGATGCTGCGAGACATCCGCACCCCCTCGAAGTCGCCGCGGGGACGGCGTTGA
- a CDS encoding TrmH family RNA methyltransferase gives MPEPEHPEPTLPHGVPPWPGGREEWPDEPHYDPDLLEHGDARNVIDRYRYWSMDAIVADLDLHRHPFHVAIENWQHDMNIGSIVRTANAFAAETVHIIGRRRWNKRGAMVTDRYQHVLHHPDVADFVAWAEAQGLPVIAVDNVEGSEPVDAVELPERCVLLFGQEGPGVSDEAIAASDLVVEITQYGSTRSINASAAAAIVMHEWVRRHARR, from the coding sequence CTGCCCGAGCCCGAGCACCCCGAGCCGACGCTGCCGCACGGCGTTCCGCCGTGGCCAGGCGGGCGCGAGGAGTGGCCCGACGAGCCGCACTACGACCCCGACCTGCTCGAGCACGGCGACGCCCGCAACGTCATCGACCGCTACCGCTACTGGAGCATGGACGCGATCGTCGCCGACCTCGACCTGCACCGGCATCCGTTCCACGTCGCCATCGAGAACTGGCAGCACGACATGAACATCGGCTCGATCGTGCGCACCGCCAACGCGTTCGCGGCCGAGACCGTGCACATCATCGGTCGCCGCCGCTGGAACAAGCGCGGCGCCATGGTCACCGACCGCTACCAGCACGTGCTGCACCATCCGGATGTCGCCGACTTCGTCGCCTGGGCCGAGGCGCAGGGCCTGCCGGTCATCGCGGTCGACAACGTCGAGGGCTCGGAGCCGGTCGACGCGGTCGAGCTGCCCGAACGGTGCGTGCTGCTCTTCGGGCAGGAGGGCCCTGGGGTCAGCGACGAGGCGATCGCGGCCTCCGACCTCGTCGTCGAGATCACGCAGTACGGCTCGACGCGCTCGATCAACGCGAGTGCCGCGGCCGCGATCGTCATGCACGAGTGGGTGCGCCGGCACGCACGGCGGTGA